A region from the Spirochaeta thermophila DSM 6192 genome encodes:
- a CDS encoding ABC transporter permease, translated as MGKYIVRRFLGLIPTLFIIVTLSFFIIRFAPGGPFDAEKALPKQILENIEKKYHMDETILMQYLRYMGDLVLRGDLGPSFKYQDHDVNYYIFTSLPNSLILGAVSLLIAVVLGMGTGAVSALYRNTWVDYTSMSIAIIGISVPLFVTGPVLMYFLAIKWKVLPTSGWITGREGLKTLIMPALTLAFPYYANIARLFRASVLEVLQSDYIRTARAKGLSTPVILFRHVFKGASIPVVSYLGPAFAGIVTGSVVVETIFRIPGLGRYFVQSAFNRDYTLILGTVIVYSVILVLMNFVVDIIYGLLDPRISYRE; from the coding sequence ATGGGAAAGTATATCGTTCGACGTTTTCTGGGGCTCATCCCCACCCTTTTCATCATCGTCACCTTGAGTTTCTTCATCATCAGGTTTGCTCCGGGCGGGCCGTTCGATGCAGAGAAGGCCCTTCCCAAGCAGATCCTGGAGAACATCGAGAAGAAGTATCACATGGACGAGACGATCCTCATGCAGTACCTCAGGTACATGGGGGACCTGGTGCTGAGGGGGGATCTCGGGCCGTCGTTCAAGTACCAGGATCACGACGTGAATTACTACATCTTCACCAGCCTCCCCAACTCCCTCATCCTGGGAGCCGTCTCTCTCCTTATCGCCGTGGTGCTGGGGATGGGTACAGGGGCCGTCTCCGCACTCTATCGCAACACCTGGGTGGACTACACTTCCATGTCCATCGCCATCATAGGGATCTCCGTGCCCCTCTTCGTCACCGGCCCGGTGCTCATGTACTTCCTCGCCATCAAATGGAAGGTCCTGCCCACGTCGGGATGGATCACGGGTAGGGAAGGTCTCAAGACCCTCATCATGCCTGCCCTCACACTGGCCTTCCCCTACTATGCGAACATCGCGCGGCTCTTCCGCGCGAGCGTCCTCGAGGTGCTCCAGAGCGACTACATCCGCACCGCGAGGGCGAAGGGTCTCTCCACCCCGGTCATCCTCTTCAGGCACGTGTTCAAGGGGGCTTCCATCCCGGTGGTGAGCTACCTTGGACCTGCCTTCGCGGGGATCGTCACCGGTTCGGTGGTGGTGGAGACCATATTCCGGATACCGGGCCTCGGACGGTACTTCGTGCAGTCCGCCTTCAACAGGGACTACACCCTCATCCTGGGGACGGTGATCGTCTATTCGGTGATCCTGGTACTCATGAACTTCGTGGTGGACATCATCTACGGACTTCTCGATCCGCGTATCTCATACAGGGAGTAG
- a CDS encoding ABC transporter permease: MAQERVSTSDTAAQAEEHGLSNIPSKGTSLTKDAWRRLKKHRMAMVGLGIVTFYVLISLLAPILPIHRYDFQVPVHQNLPPSLRPAGEVWYDTEYEYLLKKAAAEGRSELTEEEKAHLEEIRYRIEHDRIVVDGKEINPHTRVYVLGTDYLGRDMLARIIYGGQISIAIGVIGTLTSVLIGILVGAIAGYLGGRVDYILMRIVDVMYGLPYMLIVIILMAIFGNNMFNLFFALALVSWLTVARVVRGQIISLKNAEFVEAARAMGAPTSRIIFRHLVPNTLGVIIVFSSLRIPSFIMMEAFLSFLGLGISAPYASWGSLIRDGVEGMTLYPWRLFFPALAMTLFLFAMNFLGDGLRDAFDPKSKNAL; this comes from the coding sequence ATGGCACAGGAGCGAGTATCTACATCGGACACCGCGGCTCAGGCGGAGGAGCACGGGCTTTCGAACATACCGTCAAAGGGTACGAGCCTCACGAAGGACGCCTGGAGGAGGCTCAAGAAACACAGGATGGCGATGGTGGGTCTCGGGATCGTGACCTTCTACGTCCTCATATCGCTGCTCGCCCCCATCCTCCCCATCCACAGGTATGACTTCCAGGTCCCGGTGCATCAGAACCTTCCGCCTTCGCTCAGGCCGGCGGGTGAAGTCTGGTACGACACGGAGTACGAGTACCTCCTGAAGAAGGCGGCCGCCGAGGGGCGTTCCGAACTCACCGAGGAGGAGAAGGCCCATCTCGAGGAGATCCGCTACCGGATCGAACATGACCGCATCGTGGTGGACGGCAAGGAGATCAACCCGCACACGAGGGTGTACGTACTCGGCACGGACTACCTGGGCCGCGACATGCTCGCCCGGATCATCTACGGCGGCCAGATATCGATCGCCATCGGAGTCATCGGTACGTTGACGAGCGTGCTCATCGGGATCCTGGTGGGGGCCATCGCCGGGTATCTCGGGGGGCGGGTGGACTACATCCTCATGAGGATCGTGGACGTGATGTACGGACTCCCCTACATGCTCATCGTGATCATCCTCATGGCGATCTTCGGCAACAACATGTTCAACCTCTTCTTCGCCCTCGCCCTGGTGAGCTGGCTCACCGTGGCCCGGGTGGTGAGGGGCCAGATCATTTCCCTCAAGAATGCGGAGTTCGTCGAAGCCGCGCGGGCCATGGGGGCACCCACGTCCCGGATCATCTTCCGACACCTCGTCCCGAACACCCTGGGCGTGATCATCGTCTTCTCCAGCCTCAGGATCCCCTCGTTCATCATGATGGAGGCCTTTCTCTCCTTCCTCGGGCTCGGCATCTCGGCCCCCTATGCCTCCTGGGGATCCCTCATCCGGGACGGTGTGGAGGGGATGACCCTCTACCCCTGGCGTCTGTTCTTCCCCGCGCTCGCCATGACCCTCTTCCTTTTCGCCATGAATTTCCTGGGGGATGGACTGAGGGACGCCTTTGATCCGAAGAGCAAAAACGCGTTGTGA
- a CDS encoding ABC transporter ATP-binding protein, with protein MSDTVLQVEDLRTYFRTDDGVVKAVDGVSFSVRAGEIVGIVGESGCGKSVTSLSVMRLVPSPPGKIVGGRILFQGKDLLELPEKEMRGIRGKDISMIFQDPMTSLNPFLRISTQMIETIRLHQGLEAKAAREKAVEMLSLVGIPSPHKRIDAYPHQFSGGMRQRVMIAMALSCNPKILIADEPTTALDVTIQAQILDLMKDLAHRFGTSVILITHDLGVVAGMCNRVHVMYAGRIVEEAPVDRLFASAAHPYTSALINSVPRLDKPRGRRLFSIPGQPPNLIDLPECCPFYPRCPKAMDVCKRAYPPETVLEDGHTVKCWLYAEEGSR; from the coding sequence ATGAGCGATACGGTACTACAGGTGGAAGATCTGCGCACGTATTTCAGAACCGACGACGGAGTGGTGAAGGCGGTGGACGGGGTCTCGTTCTCGGTGCGTGCGGGCGAGATCGTGGGGATCGTGGGTGAATCGGGATGCGGCAAGTCGGTGACGAGCCTCTCCGTGATGAGACTCGTCCCCTCTCCTCCGGGGAAGATCGTGGGGGGGAGGATCCTCTTCCAGGGGAAGGATCTCCTCGAGCTTCCGGAGAAGGAGATGCGGGGGATCAGGGGAAAGGATATCTCCATGATTTTCCAGGACCCGATGACCTCCCTCAACCCTTTCCTGCGGATCTCCACGCAGATGATCGAGACGATCCGGCTCCACCAGGGGCTCGAGGCGAAGGCGGCCCGTGAGAAGGCCGTGGAGATGCTCTCTCTCGTGGGTATCCCTTCGCCTCACAAGCGCATCGACGCCTATCCCCACCAGTTCTCGGGGGGGATGCGTCAGCGGGTGATGATCGCCATGGCCCTCTCGTGCAACCCGAAGATCCTCATCGCGGACGAGCCTACCACGGCTCTCGACGTGACCATACAGGCACAGATCCTCGACCTCATGAAGGATCTCGCCCACAGGTTCGGCACCTCGGTGATCCTCATCACCCACGACCTGGGGGTGGTGGCCGGTATGTGCAACAGGGTGCACGTCATGTACGCAGGACGCATCGTGGAGGAGGCGCCCGTGGACAGGCTCTTCGCCTCTGCCGCCCACCCGTACACGTCGGCCCTCATCAACTCGGTGCCCCGTCTCGACAAACCCCGGGGGAGGCGTCTCTTCTCGATCCCCGGACAGCCGCCCAACCTCATCGATCTGCCGGAGTGTTGTCCGTTCTACCCCAGGTGCCCGAAGGCCATGGACGTCTGCAAGAGGGCATATCCTCCGGAGACGGTGTTGGAAGACGGCCACACGGTGAAGTGCTGGCTCTATGCCGAAGAAGGGAGTCGATGA
- a CDS encoding ABC transporter ATP-binding protein: protein MMDRSESLLTVENLKVHFPLQEGIIVKKTVGYIRAVDGVSFSLGSGETLGLVGESGCGKSTTIRAINQLYRPTAGKVIFEGKDLTSLSLKDLLAVRKDIQMIFQDPYASLNPRMVVRDIIAEPLEIYVQRGLLSMSKKEIDERVEGLMDRVGLSPLYKNRYPHEFSGGQRQRIGIARALALNPRLILADEPVSALDVSIQSQILNLLKDLQEEYGLSYLFIAHDLAVIEYVSHRVAVMYLGKIMEVARSEELYRNPLHPYTQALLSAIPIPDPQVEAKRKRIILSGDVPSPDVERKGCYFYDRCPRRMDVCRERIPRLVDREEGHQVACFLYGDEAEEEPAPGRPQSLARSSAH from the coding sequence ATGATGGATCGAAGCGAATCTCTCCTCACGGTCGAAAACCTGAAGGTCCACTTCCCCCTCCAGGAGGGGATCATCGTGAAGAAGACCGTGGGTTACATACGCGCCGTGGACGGCGTCTCCTTCTCGCTCGGTTCCGGTGAAACGCTGGGGCTGGTGGGAGAGTCCGGCTGCGGGAAATCGACCACCATCAGGGCCATCAATCAACTCTACCGGCCCACGGCGGGGAAGGTGATCTTCGAGGGGAAGGACCTCACGTCCCTCTCCCTCAAGGATCTCCTCGCGGTGCGCAAGGACATCCAGATGATCTTCCAGGACCCCTATGCCTCCCTCAATCCCCGGATGGTGGTGAGGGATATCATCGCCGAGCCGCTCGAGATCTATGTGCAGCGGGGCCTCCTCTCGATGTCGAAGAAGGAGATCGACGAGCGCGTGGAGGGCCTCATGGACCGGGTGGGCCTGTCCCCGCTCTACAAGAACCGCTATCCGCACGAGTTCTCGGGAGGGCAGCGCCAGCGGATCGGGATCGCCCGCGCCCTGGCCCTCAATCCCCGTCTGATCCTCGCCGACGAGCCGGTGAGCGCCCTGGACGTCTCCATCCAGTCGCAGATCCTCAACCTGCTCAAGGACCTTCAGGAGGAGTACGGGCTTTCCTATCTGTTCATCGCCCACGACCTCGCGGTGATCGAGTATGTGAGCCACAGGGTGGCCGTCATGTACCTGGGGAAGATCATGGAGGTGGCCCGGAGCGAGGAGCTCTACAGGAACCCCCTCCACCCCTACACCCAGGCCCTCCTCTCCGCCATACCCATCCCCGATCCGCAGGTGGAGGCGAAGCGGAAGCGCATCATCCTCTCGGGCGACGTGCCCTCGCCCGACGTGGAGCGAAAGGGGTGCTACTTCTACGACAGGTGTCCCCGGAGGATGGATGTGTGTCGCGAGCGGATCCCCCGCCTGGTAGACCGCGAGGAGGGGCACCAGGTGGCGTGTTTCCTCTACGGAGACGAGGCCGAGGAGGAGCCGGCGCCCGGAAGGCCGCAGAGCCTCGCGAGATCCTCCGCCCACTGA
- a CDS encoding HAD-IA family hydrolase translates to MIRHILLDLDDTLYEGSEHLSSVVDARMTEFVARLLEVPEDQALRMRRYYASRYGSTLTWLSEGCGLPAPLLDAFLEYVHPEDIRPFILRPEVDETWLAGLEAPFSIFTNAPLEHALRVLSAIDVSPGLFTRIFDVRACGYRGKPHASAYQHVLSSLGIPASASLLVDDREENVRALAGLGGYGVLLLRDGQEGPYPFPTIRSLRELPRILEELDGRLARL, encoded by the coding sequence ATGATACGGCACATACTCCTCGACCTCGACGACACCCTCTATGAAGGCTCCGAACACCTCTCGAGTGTGGTCGACGCACGGATGACCGAGTTCGTCGCACGTCTCCTGGAGGTACCGGAGGATCAGGCCCTCAGGATGCGTAGGTACTACGCCTCCCGGTACGGCTCCACCCTCACCTGGCTCTCCGAAGGATGCGGACTCCCGGCCCCCTTGCTCGACGCCTTCCTGGAGTACGTCCACCCGGAGGACATCCGGCCTTTCATCCTGAGACCGGAGGTCGACGAAACCTGGCTCGCCGGCCTCGAGGCACCCTTCTCCATCTTCACCAACGCCCCCCTCGAGCACGCACTCAGGGTCCTCTCCGCCATCGATGTCTCCCCCGGTCTCTTCACCCGGATCTTCGACGTCCGGGCCTGCGGCTACCGGGGAAAGCCCCACGCCTCCGCCTACCAGCACGTCCTCTCTTCGCTCGGCATCCCGGCCTCGGCATCTCTCCTCGTGGACGACAGGGAGGAGAATGTACGGGCCCTCGCCGGCCTGGGCGGCTACGGCGTGCTCCTCCTGCGGGATGGACAGGAAGGCCCCTATCCCTTCCCTACGATACGCTCGCTCAGAGAACTCCCCCGGATCCTGGAGGAATTGGATGGACGTCTCGCTCGTCTATAG
- the glnA gene encoding type I glutamate--ammonia ligase → MIPAKTPKELMAFVEREKVEIVDFRFMDFPGLWQHFSIPARELSEKTFEEGLGFDGSSIRGWQAINESDMLVIPVLESAFLDPFTQHKTLVLICNIHDPVTHEAYTKDPRNIARKAEAYLKSSGIGTTAYFGPEAEFFVFDDIRFDQTVNAGYYYIDSMEGRWNSGREENPNLGYKPRYKEGYFPVPPTDSLQDLRSEMTLILESIGVPIEAQHHEVATGGQCEIDMRFDSLVTMADKLLKYKYAIKNTARKYNKTVTFMPKPLFGDNGSGMHVHVSIWKDDKNLFAGNGYAGLSETALYAIGGILKHAPAILAFTNPTTNSYKRLVPGFEAPVNLAYSSRNRSAAVRIPMYSDSPKAKRIEFRCPDPSCNPYLAFSAILMAAIDGIQNKIDPGQPLDKNIYDLPPEEAAQVPQTPGSLREALKALEEDHDFLLKGDVFTEDVIETWISYKMQNEVLAVETRPHPWEFALYYDI, encoded by the coding sequence ATGATTCCAGCCAAGACACCAAAAGAGCTCATGGCCTTCGTGGAGAGGGAGAAGGTCGAGATCGTGGACTTCCGTTTCATGGATTTCCCCGGCCTCTGGCAGCACTTCTCCATCCCTGCCCGCGAGCTCTCCGAAAAGACCTTCGAGGAGGGGCTCGGGTTCGACGGGTCGAGCATCCGGGGATGGCAGGCCATCAACGAGTCGGACATGCTCGTGATCCCCGTGCTCGAGAGCGCCTTCCTCGATCCGTTCACCCAGCACAAGACCCTGGTGCTCATCTGTAACATCCACGATCCCGTGACCCACGAGGCCTACACCAAGGACCCCCGCAACATCGCCCGCAAGGCCGAGGCCTACCTCAAGTCCTCGGGGATCGGCACCACGGCCTACTTCGGCCCCGAGGCCGAGTTCTTCGTGTTCGACGACATCAGGTTCGATCAGACCGTGAACGCAGGTTACTATTACATCGACTCCATGGAGGGGCGATGGAACTCGGGCCGCGAGGAGAACCCGAATCTGGGGTACAAGCCTCGCTACAAAGAAGGGTATTTCCCCGTGCCGCCCACCGATTCGCTCCAGGATCTGAGGAGCGAGATGACGCTCATCCTCGAGAGCATCGGGGTGCCCATCGAGGCTCAGCACCACGAGGTGGCCACCGGAGGGCAGTGCGAGATCGACATGCGCTTCGACTCGCTCGTCACCATGGCCGACAAGCTCCTCAAGTACAAGTACGCGATCAAGAACACGGCACGGAAGTACAACAAGACCGTGACCTTCATGCCCAAGCCCCTCTTCGGCGACAACGGGTCGGGGATGCACGTGCACGTCTCCATCTGGAAGGACGACAAGAACCTCTTCGCCGGTAACGGGTATGCCGGACTCTCCGAGACCGCCCTCTATGCGATCGGGGGTATCCTCAAGCACGCCCCCGCGATCCTCGCCTTCACCAACCCCACGACCAACAGCTACAAGCGGCTCGTGCCGGGGTTCGAGGCGCCCGTGAACCTCGCCTACTCCAGCAGGAACCGGAGCGCGGCGGTCCGCATCCCCATGTACTCCGACAGTCCCAAGGCGAAGCGCATCGAGTTCCGCTGTCCCGACCCCTCCTGTAACCCCTACCTCGCCTTCTCGGCCATCCTCATGGCCGCCATCGACGGCATCCAGAACAAGATCGATCCGGGCCAGCCGCTGGACAAGAACATCTACGACCTGCCGCCCGAAGAGGCCGCCCAGGTTCCGCAGACGCCGGGCTCGCTTCGTGAGGCCCTCAAGGCCCTCGAGGAGGACCACGACTTCCTGCTCAAGGGAGACGTGTTCACCGAGGACGTGATCGAGACATGGATCTCCTACAAGATGCAGAACGAGGTGCTCGCGGTGGAGACGAGGCCCCATCCCTGGGAGTTCGCCCTCTACTACGACATCTGA
- a CDS encoding DUF2156 domain-containing protein: MAEYTGSLTSDIQTEVPSYPEWGPLDLSMRPLLHPRLVMIPEGISEFTFADLYLFRHTYSYRITMLPGGTFAISGHKEGKRFFMLPCGLPEWDVLEDLFRTHDFLKNLSESHCREFRTRLEEKGYVVEEDRDNFDYLYRREDLADLSGRKYHKKRNMIKAFINNYTYEEVPITKARIEDALAVLEAWKEEKGEEGDYEAAREALILCRTLRLRGYLYYVDGRPAAYTLGEPVARGRMFAVHFEKALSGYKGIYQFINHAFAATLPKHYRYINREQDLGLPGLRQAKMSYHPCGFVRKYKVTKK; this comes from the coding sequence ATGGCTGAATATACCGGTTCCCTCACCAGCGACATCCAGACGGAAGTCCCCTCGTATCCCGAGTGGGGCCCCCTCGATCTCTCCATGCGGCCCCTCCTCCATCCCCGGCTCGTGATGATCCCCGAGGGGATCTCGGAGTTCACCTTCGCCGACCTGTACCTCTTCCGTCACACCTATTCCTACCGCATCACCATGCTCCCCGGAGGAACCTTCGCCATCTCGGGGCACAAGGAGGGGAAACGCTTCTTCATGCTCCCCTGCGGGCTTCCGGAATGGGACGTGCTCGAGGACCTCTTCCGGACCCACGACTTCCTCAAGAACCTCTCGGAGTCCCACTGTCGGGAGTTCCGGACCCGACTCGAGGAGAAGGGATACGTGGTGGAGGAGGACAGAGACAACTTCGACTACCTCTACCGGAGGGAGGATCTCGCCGACCTCTCGGGCCGCAAGTATCACAAGAAGCGGAACATGATCAAGGCCTTCATCAACAACTACACCTACGAGGAGGTTCCCATCACCAAGGCGAGAATCGAAGACGCCCTTGCGGTGCTCGAGGCATGGAAGGAGGAGAAGGGTGAGGAAGGAGACTACGAGGCGGCCAGGGAGGCACTCATCCTCTGCCGCACCCTCCGTCTCAGGGGGTACCTCTACTATGTGGACGGCCGTCCTGCGGCCTACACCCTGGGCGAACCCGTGGCACGGGGGAGGATGTTCGCCGTACACTTCGAGAAGGCCCTCTCCGGCTACAAGGGGATCTACCAGTTCATCAATCACGCCTTTGCGGCCACCCTCCCGAAACACTACAGGTACATCAACAGGGAACAGGACCTCGGCCTACCGGGACTCAGGCAGGCGAAGATGAGCTACCATCCCTGCGGATTCGTGAGGAAGTACAAAGTCACGAAAAAGTAG
- the pepT gene encoding peptidase T has translation MNGNRFHKDIEDIEIDSQRLLERFLTYVRVGTSSDRKSASSPSTPSQWDLLRLLERECEGLGLEISLSDRGCLYAELPPTPGCEDSTPLCFFTHVDTSEDAPGEGVTPVVHRGYRGGDLRLPHGRITLEEAPELARYAGAPIVTSDGTTLLGADDKAGIAEVMSAVETLVRHPEVAHGPVMLVFTTDEEVGRGTEGLDFDRIVGRVCYTVDGGEEGSLETECFHAWKVVAECTGRPVHPGTARGKLVNAVSMASLLVSLLPRNESPEATDGEYGFYYPLGIEGEVHRARVEILLRDFESGEMDRRKEALRALARAVEAAFPGGGVSLSFEEQYRNMGEVEGGDPRIVDYARRAVEDVCGEVKVRRIRGGTDGARIAERLGQPVPNLFTGAMLMHSTHEWVALPVMERAAAVVLRLISLWTDSENSGTL, from the coding sequence ATGAACGGGAACAGGTTTCACAAGGATATCGAGGATATCGAGATAGACTCCCAGCGGTTGCTCGAACGCTTCCTCACGTATGTGAGGGTGGGGACCTCGTCCGACAGGAAGAGTGCTTCCTCGCCGAGCACCCCCTCCCAGTGGGACCTCCTTCGGCTCCTCGAGAGGGAGTGCGAGGGGCTGGGCCTGGAGATCTCGTTGAGCGATCGGGGATGTCTCTACGCCGAGCTTCCCCCCACACCGGGGTGTGAGGACAGCACGCCCCTCTGTTTCTTCACCCATGTGGACACCTCTGAGGATGCCCCGGGAGAGGGCGTGACTCCTGTCGTGCATCGTGGGTACCGGGGGGGCGATCTCCGGCTCCCCCACGGTCGTATCACCCTCGAGGAGGCGCCCGAGCTCGCCCGTTATGCAGGCGCGCCGATCGTCACCTCGGACGGGACGACCCTCCTCGGTGCGGACGACAAGGCGGGGATCGCCGAGGTGATGAGCGCCGTGGAGACCCTGGTGCGCCATCCTGAGGTGGCGCACGGCCCGGTCATGCTCGTCTTCACCACCGACGAGGAGGTGGGGAGGGGGACCGAGGGGCTCGACTTCGATCGGATCGTAGGGAGGGTCTGTTACACCGTGGACGGAGGAGAGGAGGGCTCGTTGGAGACCGAGTGTTTTCACGCCTGGAAGGTGGTGGCGGAATGCACGGGTCGTCCGGTGCATCCGGGGACCGCACGGGGGAAGCTCGTCAATGCAGTGAGCATGGCGTCCCTCCTCGTCTCCCTCCTCCCACGTAACGAGAGTCCCGAGGCGACCGACGGTGAGTACGGTTTCTACTATCCGTTGGGAATCGAGGGTGAGGTGCACCGGGCCAGGGTGGAGATCCTCCTCAGGGACTTCGAGAGCGGGGAGATGGACCGGAGGAAGGAGGCCCTACGGGCCCTCGCCCGTGCGGTGGAGGCGGCCTTTCCGGGTGGCGGGGTGTCCCTCTCCTTCGAGGAACAGTACCGGAACATGGGCGAGGTAGAAGGAGGGGATCCCCGCATCGTGGACTATGCCCGGAGGGCGGTGGAGGACGTGTGCGGTGAGGTGAAGGTGCGCAGGATCAGGGGGGGGACCGACGGGGCGAGGATCGCCGAACGGCTCGGGCAGCCGGTACCCAACCTCTTCACCGGGGCGATGCTCATGCATTCCACCCATGAGTGGGTGGCGCTTCCGGTCATGGAACGTGCGGCGGCGGTGGTCCTGAGACTCATTTCCCTTTGGACAGATTCCGAAAATAGTGGTACACTATAG
- a CDS encoding DUF6175 family protein, giving the protein MRKVSTIGGVAFLLVFGIVLTAGCASQRASGGAPAQVPRDVVEAHGEGATLGEALSAAKVDAIRRGVIVLLGPEVEQAHRARLEEVLYRTSNPNAFLHMETLENLRKENVGSIDEPRYVYDLRVRVKLDAIQKVLDANGIPGGSGAPAAEAPRPSTGEVQGTASGGAGLTPEEQRFLEQYLERLTYMVYFSEDSKEDPFLMKSAVSMANSYLASQGFSLIDIDQIERLKEEQRMVYEEETGEAVSIIQWIAQRLNADVYLEIDAVTEGETKGENHYGSAKVTVKIFDPSTGALLGSVPYSSPRTFSRVSQFDAVSNALQSTIYKAMPVAVGQAKQLLARAYSRGIRYDLVLEGTPDARVVAAFRSALRKEERVKDIQTVYQTREETKFAVYFLGRTEELEELVYEVADTVAGLEYLEPVLIRGKSLTFNTGLE; this is encoded by the coding sequence ATGAGAAAGGTGTCGACCATAGGTGGGGTCGCCTTCCTGTTGGTCTTCGGGATCGTCCTGACCGCGGGGTGTGCCTCGCAGCGCGCCTCGGGTGGTGCTCCTGCCCAGGTCCCCCGCGACGTGGTGGAGGCCCACGGAGAGGGGGCGACCCTCGGGGAGGCGCTCTCTGCCGCGAAGGTGGATGCGATCAGACGAGGGGTGATCGTCCTTCTCGGACCGGAGGTGGAGCAGGCGCACAGGGCGAGGCTCGAAGAGGTGCTCTATCGCACGAGCAACCCGAACGCCTTCCTCCACATGGAGACGCTCGAGAACCTCAGGAAGGAGAACGTGGGGAGTATCGACGAGCCTCGATACGTGTACGATCTGAGGGTGCGGGTGAAGCTCGACGCCATCCAGAAAGTGCTCGATGCGAACGGGATACCGGGTGGGTCCGGAGCCCCGGCGGCCGAAGCCCCTCGACCTTCCACGGGAGAGGTGCAGGGGACTGCATCCGGAGGGGCCGGTTTGACGCCTGAGGAACAACGTTTCCTCGAACAGTACCTCGAGCGGCTCACCTACATGGTATACTTCTCCGAGGACTCGAAGGAGGACCCGTTCCTCATGAAGTCGGCAGTCTCCATGGCGAACAGCTACCTGGCCTCGCAGGGCTTCTCGCTCATCGACATCGATCAGATCGAGCGGCTCAAGGAGGAGCAGCGCATGGTCTACGAGGAGGAGACCGGCGAGGCGGTGTCCATCATCCAGTGGATCGCCCAGCGGCTGAATGCAGATGTCTACCTCGAGATCGACGCGGTCACCGAGGGGGAGACGAAGGGCGAGAACCACTACGGGAGCGCCAAGGTCACCGTCAAGATCTTCGACCCGTCGACGGGTGCGCTCCTTGGTTCGGTTCCCTACAGCAGCCCCCGGACGTTCAGCCGGGTCTCGCAGTTCGACGCCGTCTCCAACGCCCTGCAGTCCACGATCTACAAGGCCATGCCCGTGGCGGTGGGGCAGGCGAAGCAGCTCCTCGCCAGGGCCTACAGCCGGGGGATCCGTTACGACCTGGTGCTCGAGGGTACGCCCGACGCGAGGGTGGTGGCGGCCTTCAGGTCGGCCTTGCGGAAAGAGGAACGGGTGAAGGACATCCAGACCGTGTATCAGACCAGAGAAGAGACGAAGTTTGCGGTATATTTTCTAGGGAGAACGGAGGAGCTCGAGGAGCTCGTCTACGAAGTGGCGGATACCGTTGCGGGCCTCGAGTACCTCGAGCCCGTGTTGATACGAGGAAAGTCGTTGACTTTCAACACCGGACTGGAATGA